One Alligator mississippiensis isolate rAllMis1 chromosome 12, rAllMis1, whole genome shotgun sequence DNA window includes the following coding sequences:
- the GMPPB gene encoding mannose-1-phosphate guanyltransferase beta has translation MKALILVGGYGTRLRPLTLSAPKPLVDFCNKPILLHQLEALRQAGVSHVVLAVSYMSEALERAMREQEQRLGIRISLSHEKEPLGTAGPLALARELLAEGTEPFFVLNSDVICDFPFAALLRFHRHHGREGSIVVTKVEEPSKYGVVVCDAETGRIHRFVEKPQVFVSNKINAGMYIFNPSLLQRIQLRPTSIEKEIFPVMAEDGQLYAMELQGFWMDIGQPKDFLTGMCMYLQSLRVQHPERLHSGTGFVGNVLVDPSAKIGMNCTIGPNVTIGAGVVVEDGVRIKRCTILKGSQIRSHSWLESCIVGWRSSVGQWVRMENVTVLGEDVIVNDELYLNGASVLPHKSISESVPEPRIIM, from the exons atGAAGGCGCTGATCCTGGTGGGCGGCTACGGCACGCGGCTGCGGCCGCTGACCCTGAGCGCGCCCAAGCCGCTCGTGGATTTCTGCAACAAGCCCATCCTGCTGCACCAGCTCGAGGCGCTGCGCCAG GCGGGCGTCAGCCACGTGGTGCTGGCCGTCAGCTACATGTCGGAGGCGCTGGAGCGGGCCATGCGCGAGCAGGAGCAACGG CTCGGCATCCGCATCTCGCTGTCGCACGAGAAGGAGCCTCTCGGCACAG CCGGGCCCCTGGCGCTGGCCCGCGAGCTGCTGGCCGAGGGCACCGAGCCCTTCTTCGTGCTCAACAGCGACGTCATCTGCGACTTCCCCTTCGCCGCCCTCCTGCGCTTCCACCGGCACCACGGCCGCGAGGGCTCCATCGTG GTGACAAAGGTGGAGGAGCCGTCCAAGTACGGCGTGGTGGTCTGTGACGCGGAGACCGGGCGCATCCACCGCTTTGTGGAAAAGCCGCAGGTGTTTGTGTCCAACAAGATCAACGCTGGCATGTACATCTTCaaccccagcctgctgcagaggATCCAG CTACGGCCCACTTCCATAGAGAAGGAAATCTTTCCAGTGATGGCTGAGGATGGGCAGCTATATGCCATGGAGCTGCAGG GATTCTGGATGGACATTGGGCAGCCTAAAGACTTCCTGACAGGCATGTGCATGTACCTGCAGTCGCTGAGAGTTCAGCACCCAGAGAGACTGCATTCAGGCACTGGCTTTGTGGGGAATGTCCTGGTG gaccccagtgccaagaTTGGCATGAACTGCACTATTGGTCCCAATGTTACCATTGGGGCAGGAGTGGTAGTGGAGGATGGGGTGCGCATCAAGCGCTGCACAATCTTGAAAGGCTCCCAAATTCGCTCCCACTCCTGGCTAGAGTCCTGCATTGTTGGCTGGAGGTCTTCCGTGGGCCAGTGG GTGCGCATGGAGAATGTGACAGTGCTGGGTGAGGACGTCATCGTCAATGATGAGCTCTACCTCAATGGGGCCAGTGTGCTGCCTCACAAGTCCATCTCTGAATCTGTGCCAGAGCCACGCATCATCATGTAA